A segment of the Sulfitobacter sp. D7 genome:
CCCTCACCTAAACCACTGGCATGACAAATCAACGACTCCTTTTGGGCGCGACGCTCAGCTATTCCGGCAACCCGATGCAAAGCGCGTGGGAGGATGCCGTGAAGATCGACACCGAAGGCGGTGTCTTGATCGAAGACAGTCGCATTGTCGCCGTGGGCAATGGCGAACGCCTGCGTGCCGACCATCCGCAGGCCGAGGTGACGCGCTATGGCGATGCGTTGATTTGTCCGGGCTTTGTCGATGCTCACGTGCATTATCCGCAGACCGCGATCATCGCGTCATGGGGCAAGCGGCTGATCGACTGGCTGAACACCTACACCTTCCCCGAAGAGATGCGCCTTTCGGATCCGGCCTATGCGGGCGACATCGCCGCGCGCTATTTGGACCTGACGCTGGCCCAAGGGACCACCACTGTTGCGTCTTACTGCACGATCCACCCCCACAGCGCCGACGCGCTGTTTCAGGCGGCAGAGGATCGCGGCCAACGGATCGTAGCGGGCAAGACCTGCATGGACCGCAACGCCCCCGAGGGGCTGCGCGACACGGTGCAATCGGCCTATGACGACAGCAAAGCGCTGATCGAGCGTTGGCACGGCAAGGGCCGCGCGAGCTATGCGATCACGCCGCGTTTCTCTCCGACCTCAACGCCCGAACAACTCTCGGCCCTAGGCGCGCTTTGGGCAGAGCATCCGACCTGCCTGATGCAGACCCACCTCAGCGAACAAACGGATGAGATCGAATGGGTGCGCGGCCTGTTCCCAGAGGCGCGCGATTACCTTGATACCTATGAGGCCCATGGGCTGCTAGGCGAACGCGGGCTCTACGGCCATGCGATCCACCTAGAGCCGCGTGAGATTGACCGGCTGGCAGAGACAGGCGGGGCGCTGGTGCATTGCCCCACCTCCAATACGTTTATCGGTTCGGGGCTGTTTGACATGACCGGGCTTGCCGCGCGGAGCATTCCGCTGGCGCTGGCGACGGATACCGGGGGCGGCTCGTCCTTTTCGATGCTCCGCACCATGGCGGCGGCATATGAAGTCGGCCAGCTGCGCGGCACCCCGCTACACGCGGCGCAGCTGATCTGGCTCGCCACCGCAGGCTCGGCCCGCAGTCTGCATCTGCAGGATCACGTCGGCAGTCTGGCCGAAGGGATGGAAGCGGATATTACCGTGCTATCGCTCAACTCCACCCCCGCCATCGCGCAGCGTCACGCGGCAGCCAAGGATATCTGGGAAAGCCTCTTCGCCACCATCATGATGGGCGATGATCGGGCGATTGCAGATGTTTGGGTTGCGGGTGCGCGTCGGGGTGGCACGGCGTAACGCGCCAACCGTGAGTGGGTCGCCTCAGCAGGGCGCACCCAGCACCATCACCCAAACTTCACTATCGGCCTGCACCAGCCCCATCTCTTCGGCACGGCTGTCGACCATATTGCGGTAATGCCCCGGCGAGTTGGTCCAGCCGGTCATGACCTCATCCAATGACTGCTGCCCCTTGGCGATATTCTCGGCCACAAAACACCATTGATAGCCCGCCATCGCGGCACGACGGCCCACATCCGTGCCATCGCGGCCCTTGTGGCTGAAATAGTCGTGCTCGGCCATATCGCTGGCATGGGTTTGCGCCGCCTGCGCCAAACGGCCATCATAGACGAGGGGTTTGAGCCCCTGCACATCCCGCAACGCATTTACGCGCTCCAACCCCATGGGGTCGGCCAATGCCGGCATGCCTGCCAGCATCAGGATCGATAGAAAAAATGGCCTCATTCAGCCAAGCCTTTCGCCAATTCGTTTTGCCGCGCCACCTGCGCGGCCAAGTCAATCGTGGTGACGCGACCATCGCGCACCACTTGTCGGCCTTCAACGAAAAGGTCGCGCACCGCCGTCGGACCGGCAAGAAGCAGCGCAGCCGGATCCCAACTGCCCGCACTATGCACGCCGGAAACGTCCCAAATTGCCACATCGGCGCGTTTGCCGACCATCAGCCGCCCGCAATCAGGGCGCCCCAGCACATCCGCCCCGCCGCGTGTGGCCAGTTCCAAGGCGGCGCGGGGGCTCATCGCATCAGCGCCGCGCGCCACGCGCTGCAACAACATCGCCTGCCGCGCCTCGGCTGCCAGATTGCCGCTGTCGTTGCTGGCCGATCCATCGACCCCCAGCCCCAGCGGCACGCCTGCATCCAGCATCGCCCGTACCGGCGCGATGCCTGACCCAAGGCGGCAATTGGAACAGGGGCAATGCGCGACCCCGGTGCGGGTCCGGGCAAAGAGGTCAATCTCAGACGCGTCCAACTGCACACAATGGGCATGCCAGACGTCATCGCCCAGCCAACCAAGGCTTTCGGCATATTCTCCGGGGCGGCAACCGAATTTCTCAAGCGAATAGGCCACATCCTCGGCATTCTCGGCCAGATGGGTGTGCAGCATCACGCCCTTGTCGCGTGCCAGAAGCGCCGTGTCGCGCATCAACTCGCGACTGACCGAGAAAGGTGAACAAGGTGCCAATCCGACACGACACATCGACCCTTCGGCAGGATCATGGAAGGCGTCGACCACGCGGATGCAATCTTCCAAGATCGCCGCTTCCCGCTCCACCAGCGCATCGGGCGGCAGGCCACCATCGCTTTCACCGATGCTCATCGACCCGCGCGTGGGGTGAAACCGCAGGCCCAGTTCGGCGGCGGCGTGGATCGTATCCTCCAGCCGCACGCCGTTTGGGTAGAGATAAAGGTGGTCCGAACTCAGGCTACAGCCCGACAGCGCCAGTTCCGCCAACCCAATCTGAGCCGAGACGAACATATGCTCCGGCCCCATACGCGCCCAGATCGGATAGAGCCGCTGCAACCAGCCAAAGAGCAGCGCATCCTGTGCGCCCGGCACGGCGCGGGTCATGCTTTGGTAAAGGTGGTGATGCGTGTTCACGAGACCCGGCGTGACGACGCAACCCTTCGCCTCGACAATCTCGCCCTCCGTCCGAAGGCCCTGCCCGATCTCGGCAATCACCCCGTCGCGCAGCAACAGGTCTGCACCGGCAAGCTCGCGCCCGGTATCGTCCATCGTGATGAGGTAATCCGCGCCGCGGATGAGGGTCTCTGCCATAGGTCACACTTTTCGCTATGCCCGTCTCATGCAAAGTGTGTGTGGCCGATGGAAAACGGGCGAGAGAACCGGCCTTTACGGCATTTATCGCATCCCGCCGGGGCCGGTCAATCCGCGGGTTTCGACATTGGATCAATATGCGGAAAGGACCGCAAGCGCCTGCGCGTGGATTTCGCGGTTGGCCGCCGCAAGCGCCCTGCCCCCCTCATGCACCGGGTTGCCCTGCCAATCGGTGACGATACCCCCCGCCGCTTGGATCACCGCGATGGGCGCTTGAATGTCATAGGCGTTCAATCCTGCCTCGATCACCAGATCGACCTGCCCGGCCGCGACCAAAGCATAGGCGTAGCAATCCATGCCATAGCGGGTCAGCAGCGCCTGCGAGGCCACGGCCCGAAAGGCACTGGCCTCATCGGGGCTGCCGACCTCGGGGAATGTGGTGAAAACGATGGCCTGTCGCAGGTCCCGCGCCGCGCGGGCCTGCAGGGGGCGGCTTCCATGCGGCCCGGTCATCAGCGCGCCATCCGGTGCGCCCTCGAACCGCTCGCCGATATAGGGCTGGTCAATGATGCCGTAGAATGGCCCCGACGCATCGCTAACCGCGATCAGCACGCCCCAAGTCGGCGTGCCGCTGAGAAACCCGCGTGTGCCGTCAATCGGGTCAAGCACCCATGTCAGCCCCGACGTGCCGGGCTGCGCGCCATATTCCTCGCCCAAGATGCCATCGGCGGGCCGTTCCGCCGCCAAGATATCGCGCATCGCCCGTTCGGCGGCGCGATCCGCCTCGGTCACGGGGTCAAAACCGGTACCGAGCTTGTTGTCGGCCTGCAAATCAAGGCTGCGGAAATAGGGCAGGATCACCTGACGCGCCGCATCCGCCATCAGATGGGCGACGCGGCGAATATCAGGATCAAAATCAGTGGCGTTCATCATGACGAAGACCTGACAGTTTGCGCGGGTTTGCGCAAGCCTGCCAATGCTTTAGAAAGTCGGACCCTAGAAAGCTGGCCCTTCAAAAGCTAGGCCAAGAAAGACGACCCGGATGGGATCAGGCCACATCGCTCAACACGCGGGCCAGTTCGAACAACCGGCGGCGCTGGTTCTCGGGGATGGCATAGTAAGAACGGACCAGCTCCATCGCCTCTTTGTCGGCCATCAGATCGGCTGGCAGCCCGTCCACCGCTGGGCCATCTGCGACCTCTTCGTCTTTCAATCCTTCAAAGAAGAAAGACACAGGCACGCCAAGCGCATCCGCGATATCCCAAAGCCGCGAAGCGCTGACGCGGTTGGCGCCGGTTTCGTATTTTTGTATCTGTTGGAATTTGATTCCGACGAGTTCCGCCAGTTTCTGTTGGGTCATCCCCGTCAGCCAGCGCCGCTGCCTGATACGTTTACCCACATGTACATCTACCACATGCACCATATTCTTTAATCCTTATAGGGCACATGCGACCGTGCCAATCTCTGTTCCAAACAAGGACGAAGTGTGCCGTTGCTTCACGCAATACCGCAGGGGTTGCGCGAAAGTCCTACCTCCTATCATAGCGGTTGCGTTGAATTCGGCAAAGAAATTTCACGTGATGGTAAAAATCCGTTCCGTTTCGACCGCAACCTCAGGCGGTGCACTGCCCCTCTCTCTCTTTGACCGGCGGGCGTTGAATCTCCAAGTTTCCTTGGCTGTAGTGGTTTTCCGCTCGGCAACCATTGGATGAACGCGAAGAATATCAATCGGTTCCCCCCGGAATAGTTCAAATGCCGTTTTTCTGGCTCTCGGGTGGTTCACGTCACCGTTACCCGCGCCCCGCCGCGCCGCCGAAGCATCGGTGCTTTTCCGCCGATCACCGCACCTTGGGCGACCCGCCCGCCCGAAACAGAGGTCTTACCGACCCTCAGCGCGCGCCCCTGACAAATCCGGGGCGAAACCCGCGATTATTGCCGTGATATCAGGCTGCAAGACACTTGAAATTCGCCCCTTCAGGCCCGATATTCAAAGCCAAGAACGTGTCGGCCGGGTTTCGACACGCAACTTTGCCAATGGGAGTCACTAAATGGCTGACGTCAATTCAATTCGCTCTGCTGCCGGGTCGCGCGTCGCCGCGATCGACGAGGGTCTGCGCGCTCATATGAACAAGGTGTATGGCACCATGTCGATCGGCATGCTCATCACCTTCGCCGCGGCTTGGGCCATCTCTGGGCTGTCGGTTACCTCCGACCCTTCCGCCGCCGTGGCGCAGCTTAGCCAAGATAAGTACCTGACGCAGTTGGGCTATGCGCTCTATGCCTCGCCGCTGAAATGGGTCGTAATGTTCGCGCCGCTCGCTTTTGTCTTTGGCTTTAGCGCGATGATCAACAAAATGTCGGCGGCCACGGCGCAGGTCGTGTTCTACGCCTTCGCTGCCGTCATGGGCATCTCGATCAGCTCGATCTTTCTGGTCTTCACCGGCTATTCCATCGCGCAGGTCTTTTTGATCACATCGATCGCCTTCGCCGGTCTGTCGCTCTGGGGCTACACCACCAAGAAGGACATCTCCGGCTGGGGCAGCTTCTTGATCATGGGCGTGATCGGTCTGGTCGTCGCGTCGATCGTTAATATCTTCCTCGCCTCTTCGGCGCTGATGTTCGCGATTTCGGCCATCGGTGTTCTGATCTTTGCGGGTCTGACCGCCTATGACACCCAGAAGATCAAGACCGAGTATCTGGCCCACGCGCATCACGGCGACACTGAGTGGTTGGGCAAGGCCGCGATCATGGGCGCGCTGAGCCTCTATCTGGACTTCATCAACATGTTCATGATGTTGCTGTCGCTCTTCGGCAACCGCGAGTAATCGCTGGACCATCTGATGCGAAAGGCCGGCCCTGAAAGGGGTCGGCCTTTTTCTTTGGCGGCATTTAAAGTCAAAGCGGTCAGCCAATCGCTCCGAAAAGATGGCCGACCCCCGCGGTCACGGCCATGGCCAAACCACCCCAGAAAACGACACGCCTGATGGCGGGCCGTTTCGGCGCACCGCCCAATTGTGCCCCGCCCGCGCCAAGCAGCACCAGCGCCAGCAACGCAACCAAAGCGATCGTCAGGCCACGCGCCCCCGCAGGGGCCAGAACAGCCGCCAACAAGGGCAGCCCGCCGCCCAAGGCAAAGGCCAGCGCCGAGGCGCCCGCCGCCTGCAGCGGATCGGCCTGACCGGCAAGGCCGAACATGCCCAACTCTTCGCGCGCGTGGGCGCCCAAGGCGTCATGGTCGGTCATCTGTGCTGCGACTTCCAAGGCGAGGTCACTTTCCACGCCCCGGTTCTCCAGCCCTTCGGCAAGTTCGCTCAGCTCGTAATCCGGGTCTTCGATCAGGGCCACGCGCTCGCGCTCCAAATCGGCCTTCTCAACATCCGCCTGTGCCGAGACCGAGACATACTCCCCTGCCGCCATTGACAGCGCCCCGGCGGTGAGCCCCGCAAGCCCGGTCAGCAGGACATTGCCCTGCGCCATACCTGCCGCGCTCACCCCCACCAGCAGGCTGGCAGAAGAGACGATACCGTCGTTGGCCCCCAAAACGGCAGCGCGCAGCCAATTGCTGCGGTTGATGAAGTGACCTTCTTTGGGCATCTCAGCCGCCTTACGTCTATTGCGGCTGGTACACCAAAAGATGCGCCGGGAAGATGACTGGCCGGTCACCACCCACGCCGGTAAAGCCGACACTGCCGGTAGGCTCGGCCCGGTCCAGCGGGGCGCAGGCCCCCAGCGTCAGCAACAAGATCACGGCAGTCGTTTTGGCAAACATGGCATTTCCCCGGTAGTTCATTCAGGTATCCCCCGTTCCGCCTTGGCGCGCAAGGCGGTCGGGGCAGTTGGTCAGACGGTGATCGGCTGCATCACCTGCGGCTCCACCACATCGACGCCGGGCAGACCATCGGTCAACACCTGCGCCGATTGCTCCAGCGCGTCGAAGGTGCGGTAGTGGCAGGGGATAACCGTCTTGAAATTAAAATAGCGTTTCGCGGCATAGGCGGCCTGCGCCATGTCCATCGTGAAATGCCCGCCCGCGGATAGAATGCCGATGTCGGGTTTGTGGTAGTCGCCCATCCAATCCATATCCGCCATGATCGCCGTGTCGCCGGAATGATAGATCGTATGCCCCTCGCCCGAGATCATGAACCCCGTCTCCATCCCGGTGTAGATCGGCCCGTTGTCGCCTTCCACGGATGAGGAATGCGAGGCCGGAACCATGGTGATCGCCACCTCGCCCGCGCGGATCGTCCCGCCTTTGTTAAAGCCGGTGGTTTGTGCGACGCCTTTGCTTTCCAGCCAGCCCATCAGTTCGACCATCCCCGCCACCGGTGCATTGGTCCGGCTGGCGATGTCGGCGATGTCAGCCGTGTGGTCGAAATGGCCGTGGGTGACGAGGATTTGAGTCGCGCCATTGATCGCTTCGGCATAATGCTGTTCGTCCAGCATCGGGTTGTCTTTGAGCCAAGGGTCGATCAGCAGCACTTGATCTTCGATCTCGATGCGGAATGAGCCGTGGCCGAGCCAGATGATGTTCATGGGGGTCTCCTGAGTGATGTGGGTTTTACGTCAGATTTGACCCTCCGAAGCGCGGAATCAAGTAAACGCCTCCGCATGCCACCAACCCGGAATCAAGGGCGCATGCCCGCCGGGCAGCGCCAGACCGGCCCAACGGGCTGGCGCTTCTGCAAGCCGGACGCCATCCCGCCATCGCGCAATACCGCAGCAAACATAAATTGCCCAACTGCTTCGAAGCAGGCGCCATCCCCCGGTCTGGCGCTGCCCGGCTCCGCTTCGCCCCTCTCAAACCCTTGCGAGGCCCGCCCCCAAACGGTAGAGGAGCCTCAAAGAGATGGAGATGTTCATGTCGATCGACGAAAACACCGCCGCACGCGTGGCGAAACTGGCCCGGATCAAGGTTGAACCCGAGGCGCTTCCGGCGCTGGCGGAAGAGTTCAACAACATCCTCGGCTTTATCGAGCAGCTGTCCGAGGTGGATGTCGACGGCGTCGAGCCGATGACCTCCGTGACCCCGCAACGCCTGAAGCGGCGCGAGGATGTGGTCACCGATGGCGACCAGCAGGACCGCGTGCTGGCCAATGCCCCCGATGCCCGTGAAGGGTTCTTCGCCGTGCCGAAGGTGGTGGAATAATGACCGATCTGAACAAACTGAGCCTTGCCGAAGCCCGCGACGCGCTGCGCAAGGGTGAGACCACCTCGAAAGACCTGACCGAAGCCTGCCTCAAAGCCATCGACGGCGCAGGCGCGCTGAACGCCTTTGTGCACCGCACCCCCGAGATCGCGATGGAACAAGCCGCCGAGGCTGACGCGCGCATCAAACAGGGCGACGCGCCTGCCATGTGCGGCCTGCCCATCGGCATCAAAGACCTCTTCTGCACCAAAGGCGTGCCAAGCCAAGCGGGCAGCCGCATCCTCGAAGGGTTCCTGCCCGAATATGAAAGCACCGTCAGCCAAAAGCTGAAAGACAGCGGCGCGGTCATGCTAGGCAAGCTCAACATGGACGAATTCGCCATGGGCTCGTCGAACGAGACTTCCGTCTATGGCAACGCGGTGAATCCGTGGCGCCGCGCGGGTGACACGGCGGACCTGACACCGGGCGGCTCCTCGGGTGGCTCTGCCGCCGCCGTGGCGGCTGATCTGTGCCTCGCCGCGACCGGCACCGACACCGGCGGCTCGATCCGCCAGCCTGCGGCCTTTACCGGCACCGTGGGCATCAAGCCGACCTATGGCCGCTGCTCGCGTTGGGGCATCGTCGCATTCGCCTCAAGCCTCGACCAAGCCGGGCCGATGACCAAAACCGTGCGCGACGCCGCGATCATGCTGGAAGCCATGTGCGGCCATGACGCCAAGGACAGCACCAGCGCCGATCTGGCCGTGCCGGACTTTGAGGCGGCCCTGACTGGCGACATCCGTGGCAAGAAAATCGGCATCCCGCGCGAATACCGCATGGATGGCATGCCCGAAGAGATCGACAAGCTCTGGCAAGACGGCATCGCCATGATGAAGGACGCAGGCGCCGAGATCGTCGACATTTCGCTGCCGCACACGAAATACGCCCTGCCCGCTTATTATGTCATCGCGCCTGCCGAAGCCTCCTCGAACCTCGCGCGCTATGACGGGGTGCGCTTTGGCCACCGCGCCAAGCTCGACCACGGCGACGGCATCACCGAGATGTACGAGAAAACCCGCGCCGAGGGCTTCGGCCACGAGGTGCAGCGCCGCGTCATGGTTGGCACCTATGTGCTCTCCGCAGGCTTCTACGACGCCTATTACAACCGCGCCCGCAAGGTCCGCACCCTGATCAAGAAAGACTTCGAAGACGTCTTTGCCCAAGGCATCGACAGCATCCTGACCCCAGCCACGCCTTCGGCCGCCTTTGGTCTGGGCGAGATGAAGGATGCCGATCCGGTGGCGATGTATCTCAACGACGTGTTCACCGTAACGGTGAACCTTGCCGGTCTGCCCGGTGTCGCGCTGCCGACGGGGCAAAGCGCCACAGGCTTGCCGTTGGGTCTGCAACTGATCGGGCGCCCGTGGGAAGAGGCCGAGTTGCTGTCCTCCGCCTATGCGCTGGAGAAGGCGGCCGGTTTTGTGGCCAAGCCCGAGAAATGGTGGTAAGCCGCAGCGCGGTGAATAAGAGGCGAGAGCGGGTCAGATGATCACACGGACACTTCTAGCGATGACAGCAGGCGGTCTTTTGGCAGCCTGCCAACCGGCGATCCCCGATTCCGGGAACATCAACAGCGGGCGCGGCGTCGGCTTTGGCGACAGCAATTTCGAAGCCGAGCAGCGCGCACGCGATGCGGCGCTGGCGGGCGACGGCAGCTTCACCTCTGACGTTACCGCCCAGCCGTTAGATGACGGCTCCCCCGAAGCGACGGCGGCGGAAACCGCCCGCGTTCTGGCGGCGACCCGTCCGGGCGGGGCAAGCAACGGTCTGGGCAATGACGCCGCGACCAACTCGGGCGTTTCCCCGGTGAACGCCAGCCCGTCGAACCCGCCCCCCGCCGCGGTCAACGCCGTTGGCATCTCGAACGAGAACAACTTTGACGCGGTGTCGGGCCAGCGCAGCATTCAAGACGACGCGGCCCGCGTGGCCGCCAACCGCGCCCAATATCAGGTGGTTCAGCCCGAAGCACTGCCCGAGCGTCGGAACGTCGGCCCGAACATCGTCGCCTATGCGCTGCAATCCAACCAATCGGTCGGTCAGCAGGTCTATAGCCGTATCGGCTTTAACAAGGCCCGCAAGTTTGAACGTGCCTGCGCGCAGTACAGCCACGCCGACCAAGCGCAGATTGCTTTCCTTGAGGCCGGTGGCCCCGAAAAGGACCGCGAGGGCATGGACCCCGATGGCGATGGCTTCGCCTGCAACTGGGATCCCACTCCCTTCCGCCGGGCTGCGCAGGGCTGATAGATGCCTGTCGCGCCTGACGTGACGGCGCATCCCTCGCCTAATTGCGGCCCGCGACGCGGCGGGCTGCGGCCCCGGCTTATCGTCCTCCACCACACGGCCATGACCAGCGCCCAAGCCGCGCTGGATCGCCTCTGCGACCCCTCTGCGGCTGTCTCTGCGCATTATCTGATCTGTGGCAACGGGCGCATCCTGCAATTGGTTAAAGAAGACCAGCGCGCTTGGCACGCGGGCGTCGGCGAATGGGCGGGTCAGGACGACATCAACTCCCGCTCCATCGGGATCGAGTTGGACAACCGCGGCGATCACCCCTTCTCAGAACCACAGATGCGCGCGCTCGAAGCCCTCCTGCCCGGCATCATGGAGCGTCACGGCATCCCGCCCGACGGGATAATCGGCCACTCCTGCATGGCACCGGGCCGAAAGGTCGACCCCGGCCCCCGATTCGATTGGGCACGGCTGGCGCGGCGGGGGCTGGCCTTGTCTGCGGGCGACGGCGTTGCGCCAAAGACCGCCACAGCCGACACCTTCCGCGACGCCGCGCAAGCTGCAGGCTTCACCGCGCCCTGCGATGATGCCACGCTGCTAGAGACCGTGCGGATGCGTTTCCGTCCCCACGGGCGCGGCCCTCTCACCCCCGCAGACCTTGCCGCCCTGCCCGCCCCCATTGACGCGCCACGCGGCGGCGTCTAGGGCGGGGATGCGCGGAAGGCTGGATGGCCGCTGCGTCGACTCGCGTCGCATGACCGACGACCACTCCCGTCACACGCATGTGTGACATCCGTGGCGTCGCTTTTGCGGGGCAAAAGCGACGTAGAGGAAAGTCCGGACTCCAAGAAGAAACGGTGCCGGGTAACGCCCGGGCGGGGCAACCCGACGGAAAGCGCCACAGAAATGAAACCGCCCCTTGGTCCGGCTTGCCGGAACCCCAAGGGGTAAGGGTGAAACGGTGGGGTAAGAGCCCACCGCGGGGCTGGCAACAGCTCTGGCACGGCAAGCCCCACCGGGAGCAATGCCAAATAGGGACCGCGCGCCGTTGATCTTCGGGTCAAAGGCGGGGCTCTTCTGCCCCAGCAGGTCCGGGTTGGCAGCTATAGCTGCATCGGCAACGGTGCAGTCAGAGGAATGGTCATCGCCTGTTTTCGGACAGGTACAAAATCCGGCTTATAGGCCTTCCGCGCATATTCCTGCCCTTTCAGGTCCGAAAGGCAGGTTTTTCGACGAAACCGGCGTCTTTCGGCATCGGACGGGCAAATAGCGGTTGACTCGGGCGCGGGTCTGACTAGAACCCGAAATTCAGAATTCACGCACGCCTGCGCGGCCGTGCAGCAGGAGAAGACACATGGCGAAGCCAACCACGATCAAGATCCGCCTGAACTCGTCCGCGGGCACAGGCCATTTCTACGTGACCAAGAAGAACGCACGCACCATGACCGAGAAGATGGTCATCAAAAAGTACGACCCCGTTGCGCGCAAGCACGTCGAATACAAAGAAGGCAAGATCAAGTAAGATCGCCTGCTTTGAACGGTTTCAAAAGGCCACGCGGTTTGCGCGTGGCCTTTTGCGTTGTGGAGCCGGGTAAGGCGAGCTTAGCGCAGCTTTAACCGACCTAAGCCGCCGGGCAGCGGCAGGCCGTCAATCGCACCCCTTTCCCGCTCAGGGCGCCTGCACCACCCATTGTCGCGAAGATGGGACGCGCCGATAGCGCAGGCACCCCACCGCCCCGTCGAAATGCAGCCGCTCCCGCCCAGAGGCGACCGTTTTCTCTTGAGGCACCTCAAAAGTCGCGCAGACAGCGAGGCTCTCAGCCCCTCGCGCCACCTCATAGGCGGCGCCGGTCAGCGGATCGTGGAGGCTCTGCTCTGTGCTGCGACAGGCGCGAGAGAACGCCGCCTGCTCTGCAGTCTCGCAAATAAGCGCATCGGCGAGGTGCCGCAGGTCTGCCAGACGGGTCAGGTCACGGCTTTCGGCGCGCGCATGACCCGGCCCGCCGACCACGGCGAAACCGGCCAGCAGCGCGGCCAAGACCACAGCCACGGCACCGCCAAAGAACAGCCGGTTCACCCGGGCACCCCCTGCCGCCCATCGCGGCGGTAATAGCCAAAGATGCCCCCGGCGATTCCTGCCACCACCAGCGCCTTCAGCGCGAATTGCACTGTCAGATCACCACTGAGGAAGGCATAGATCACCGCCACCAGATCGCCCAACAGGACTGCAGCGGCGAAAAGCAGGGTCACGTAGGTCATCCAACTGCGAATGGCCGAGCGCGCCAGCGCCGGATCAGCGGCCAACCGCCTGTTTTCGCGCGTGGCCAGCCACAGGTACAGCGGCAACGTCACGATCAGCACCGCCATGGCCCAGCGGATGCGATAGGTCGCCCCGCTGCCCTCCGACGAGAGGAAGTGATCGATCAAAGCATGCAGCAGGCCCACCAGATACCCCGCGCCAAAAAGCAGCGCCCCGAACATCAGCGCATAGACAAAAAAATCCCGCGCCGTGACCACGGGTCGCGGACGTGGCACCGGCGGGGCAAAGGGCACATCCGCCCAGCCTTCCAATGCGTCGCTGACCTCTTGCGCTGACCAGCCCGCTTGGCCCAACACTGCGGCGATCTCAACGCGGCTTTTGCCTGCGCTGAGCGCATCCCGCACGAATTGCGCCAAATCCCTATTGCCTGCCATGGGTTACCCCCCTCTTTTGGCTTGGAAAAATGCAGTTAAAAGCTGCTCTGAGTCCCGCGCGGCGATGCCGTCAAAGACCTGCGGTGCGTGATGGCACTGGGGATGCGAGAACACCCGCGCGCCCTGCGCTACGCCGCCTGATTTGGGGTCTGCCGCACCATAAAACAAGCGCTCCAGCCGCGCGGCAGCAATGGCCCCGGCGCACATCGCGCAGGGCTCCAACGTGACGTAGAGCGCGTGACCGATCAGCCGTTCTGAGCCAACAGC
Coding sequences within it:
- the guaD gene encoding guanine deaminase — encoded protein: MTNQRLLLGATLSYSGNPMQSAWEDAVKIDTEGGVLIEDSRIVAVGNGERLRADHPQAEVTRYGDALICPGFVDAHVHYPQTAIIASWGKRLIDWLNTYTFPEEMRLSDPAYAGDIAARYLDLTLAQGTTTVASYCTIHPHSADALFQAAEDRGQRIVAGKTCMDRNAPEGLRDTVQSAYDDSKALIERWHGKGRASYAITPRFSPTSTPEQLSALGALWAEHPTCLMQTHLSEQTDEIEWVRGLFPEARDYLDTYEAHGLLGERGLYGHAIHLEPREIDRLAETGGALVHCPTSNTFIGSGLFDMTGLAARSIPLALATDTGGGSSFSMLRTMAAAYEVGQLRGTPLHAAQLIWLATAGSARSLHLQDHVGSLAEGMEADITVLSLNSTPAIAQRHAAAKDIWESLFATIMMGDDRAIADVWVAGARRGGTA
- a CDS encoding CAP domain-containing protein, which gives rise to MRPFFLSILMLAGMPALADPMGLERVNALRDVQGLKPLVYDGRLAQAAQTHASDMAEHDYFSHKGRDGTDVGRRAAMAGYQWCFVAENIAKGQQSLDEVMTGWTNSPGHYRNMVDSRAEEMGLVQADSEVWVMVLGAPC
- a CDS encoding 8-oxoguanine deaminase, whose protein sequence is MAETLIRGADYLITMDDTGRELAGADLLLRDGVIAEIGQGLRTEGEIVEAKGCVVTPGLVNTHHHLYQSMTRAVPGAQDALLFGWLQRLYPIWARMGPEHMFVSAQIGLAELALSGCSLSSDHLYLYPNGVRLEDTIHAAAELGLRFHPTRGSMSIGESDGGLPPDALVEREAAILEDCIRVVDAFHDPAEGSMCRVGLAPCSPFSVSRELMRDTALLARDKGVMLHTHLAENAEDVAYSLEKFGCRPGEYAESLGWLGDDVWHAHCVQLDASEIDLFARTRTGVAHCPCSNCRLGSGIAPVRAMLDAGVPLGLGVDGSASNDSGNLAAEARQAMLLQRVARGADAMSPRAALELATRGGADVLGRPDCGRLMVGKRADVAIWDVSGVHSAGSWDPAALLLAGPTAVRDLFVEGRQVVRDGRVTTIDLAAQVARQNELAKGLAE
- the hisN gene encoding histidinol-phosphatase, which gives rise to MMNATDFDPDIRRVAHLMADAARQVILPYFRSLDLQADNKLGTGFDPVTEADRAAERAMRDILAAERPADGILGEEYGAQPGTSGLTWVLDPIDGTRGFLSGTPTWGVLIAVSDASGPFYGIIDQPYIGERFEGAPDGALMTGPHGSRPLQARAARDLRQAIVFTTFPEVGSPDEASAFRAVASQALLTRYGMDCYAYALVAAGQVDLVIEAGLNAYDIQAPIAVIQAAGGIVTDWQGNPVHEGGRALAAANREIHAQALAVLSAY
- a CDS encoding helix-turn-helix domain-containing protein; this encodes MVHVVDVHVGKRIRQRRWLTGMTQQKLAELVGIKFQQIQKYETGANRVSASRLWDIADALGVPVSFFFEGLKDEEVADGPAVDGLPADLMADKEAMELVRSYYAIPENQRRRLFELARVLSDVA
- a CDS encoding Bax inhibitor-1/YccA family protein, translated to MADVNSIRSAAGSRVAAIDEGLRAHMNKVYGTMSIGMLITFAAAWAISGLSVTSDPSAAVAQLSQDKYLTQLGYALYASPLKWVVMFAPLAFVFGFSAMINKMSAATAQVVFYAFAAVMGISISSIFLVFTGYSIAQVFLITSIAFAGLSLWGYTTKKDISGWGSFLIMGVIGLVVASIVNIFLASSALMFAISAIGVLIFAGLTAYDTQKIKTEYLAHAHHGDTEWLGKAAIMGALSLYLDFINMFMMLLSLFGNRE
- a CDS encoding VIT1/CCC1 transporter family protein; its protein translation is MPKEGHFINRSNWLRAAVLGANDGIVSSASLLVGVSAAGMAQGNVLLTGLAGLTAGALSMAAGEYVSVSAQADVEKADLERERVALIEDPDYELSELAEGLENRGVESDLALEVAAQMTDHDALGAHAREELGMFGLAGQADPLQAAGASALAFALGGGLPLLAAVLAPAGARGLTIALVALLALVLLGAGGAQLGGAPKRPAIRRVVFWGGLAMAVTAGVGHLFGAIG
- a CDS encoding metal-dependent hydrolase yields the protein MNIIWLGHGSFRIEIEDQVLLIDPWLKDNPMLDEQHYAEAINGATQILVTHGHFDHTADIADIASRTNAPVAGMVELMGWLESKGVAQTTGFNKGGTIRAGEVAITMVPASHSSSVEGDNGPIYTGMETGFMISGEGHTIYHSGDTAIMADMDWMGDYHKPDIGILSAGGHFTMDMAQAAYAAKRYFNFKTVIPCHYRTFDALEQSAQVLTDGLPGVDVVEPQVMQPITV